One Ethanoligenens harbinense YUAN-3 genomic window carries:
- a CDS encoding MFS transporter gives MTDLQYIQIGTKEAQRASLGVLVGSTITYAVMYSPQPLISLYSKEYHIPPATASLSISLTSVALAVSLLFITMFAGGFDRKRFMSVSLLLTSGMTVAAAFLQNFSAFLVVRLLEGISIAGFPSIAMAYLNEEFSPRDIGRVIGYYVAGTATGGLIGRLIIGILTEHTNWHIAFGIQGAVSLAGAVWFWRFLPDSRNFKKQCISISNWLASVKKTLCNLHLWPMYIAAFLLMGGYTAVLDYIGYPLMHAPYNLSQTAFGFLFVVNLCGIFSSVLFGQMADRYSRRNVLALAIGVFIAGVLLTLYPNLVVKIAGVALVSFGFMAGHSVASGWTGLLAEHSCKGQAASFYLLFYYIGASLVGWSGGFFLDRSGWQGLCGYITLLLLAAFCAACRPWRWIHRANGSAFHRHA, from the coding sequence ATGACAGATTTGCAGTACATACAAATCGGGACAAAAGAGGCGCAGCGCGCTTCGTTGGGCGTGCTGGTGGGCAGCACCATCACCTATGCCGTGATGTACAGCCCACAGCCGCTTATCAGTCTGTATTCAAAAGAATACCATATCCCGCCCGCCACAGCCAGCCTGTCCATTTCGCTCACGTCGGTCGCGCTTGCGGTCAGCCTGCTGTTCATCACCATGTTCGCGGGGGGATTCGACCGCAAGCGCTTCATGAGCGTTTCATTGCTGCTCACGTCGGGCATGACGGTCGCCGCCGCATTTTTGCAGAATTTTTCGGCCTTTCTGGTCGTGCGTCTTTTAGAAGGGATTTCCATCGCCGGGTTCCCGTCCATTGCCATGGCTTATCTGAACGAAGAATTTTCTCCGCGCGACATCGGCAGGGTCATCGGCTACTACGTGGCGGGCACGGCGACGGGCGGCCTGATCGGCCGGCTCATCATCGGTATCCTTACCGAACACACCAACTGGCACATCGCATTCGGGATACAGGGCGCGGTCAGCTTGGCGGGCGCGGTGTGGTTCTGGCGGTTTTTGCCGGATTCGCGTAATTTCAAAAAACAGTGTATCTCGATTTCCAACTGGCTGGCCAGCGTGAAAAAGACCCTCTGCAACCTCCACCTTTGGCCCATGTATATCGCCGCGTTTCTGCTGATGGGCGGATACACCGCCGTGCTCGACTACATCGGCTATCCGCTCATGCACGCGCCCTACAACCTCAGCCAGACGGCGTTTGGCTTTCTGTTCGTCGTCAATCTGTGCGGCATTTTCAGTTCGGTGCTGTTCGGGCAGATGGCAGACCGCTATTCGCGCCGCAATGTGCTGGCGCTGGCCATCGGCGTCTTTATCGCGGGCGTGCTGCTCACCCTCTACCCCAACCTGGTCGTCAAGATCGCCGGGGTGGCGCTGGTCTCGTTTGGCTTTATGGCGGGGCATTCGGTCGCAAGCGGCTGGACCGGCCTGCTGGCGGAACACAGCTGCAAAGGGCAGGCCGCCTCGTTTTATCTGCTGTTCTATTACATCGGTGCCAGCCTGGTGGGATGGTCGGGCGGATTTTTCCTTGACCGCAGCGGATGGCAGGGCCTGTGCGGCTATATCACCCTGCTGCTCCTTGCCGCTTTTTGTGCCGCGTGTCGGCCGTGGCGCTGGATACACCGCGCGAACGGATCGGCTTTCCACCGGCACGCCTGA
- the folE gene encoding GTP cyclohydrolase I FolE, whose product MVDKERAARAIRELLAAVGENPDRPGLQETPERVARMYEELFAGLERDPLEDVKLFGEGLPDELVVVRDIPFYSMCEHHLLPFYGQAHIAYLPRDGRILGLSKLARIVDTLARKPQLQERLTTEIADAVERAATTRGVAVVVVAEHLCMTMRGIKKPGAKTVTSRSIGELKTDAALRAEAAALLKPYTR is encoded by the coding sequence ATGGTAGATAAAGAAAGAGCCGCGCGAGCCATTCGGGAGCTGCTGGCGGCGGTGGGCGAAAACCCCGACCGTCCCGGCCTGCAAGAGACCCCCGAACGGGTCGCGCGGATGTATGAGGAACTGTTCGCGGGTTTGGAACGCGACCCGCTTGAGGATGTCAAACTGTTCGGGGAGGGACTGCCCGACGAGCTGGTCGTGGTGCGGGACATCCCCTTTTATTCGATGTGCGAGCATCATCTGCTCCCGTTCTACGGCCAGGCACACATCGCCTATCTGCCGCGGGACGGGCGCATCCTCGGCCTAAGCAAGCTGGCGCGCATCGTGGACACGCTGGCGCGCAAACCCCAGTTGCAGGAGCGGCTGACCACCGAGATCGCCGACGCCGTGGAACGCGCCGCCACGACGCGCGGCGTGGCGGTGGTGGTGGTAGCGGAACACCTGTGCATGACCATGCGCGGCATCAAAAAGCCGGGTGCCAAAACCGTCACCTCCCGGTCCATCGGCGAGCTGAAAACGGACGCTGCCCTGCGCGCTGAAGCCGCCGCATTGCTCAAGCCATACACCAGATAA
- a CDS encoding MFS transporter: MKQKLNKVEWSWALYDVAFSAFAILSTAFLPILMKLAGKPDGLSNALTTAHWGYLQSFSTLALALLAPVLGAIADFKGKKRQMFIFFFVVALCSLGAMLLTNNYTILLLVNFLCAIGYSGTNIVYDAYLVDVTTNEKMNLLSSMGFAVGYAGRCLPYLVGIVLYGTLPFGITAITAIKISIGITLVWWLVFTIPFLRNVRQLYGREDRPAHLVSQSFGSIWATLKKIVREKNMGFFLLAYFFYIDGVNTMISMTSDFGYDVGISVTTMALALLVTQIIAAPSVLLFERIARRVTTKNVLLIAIGVFTAICTYALFLKSAWQFWVMAIATGLVLGTIQALSRSYFGRMIPDKNRNNEYFGFFNVLARYSAILGPLMLSLFTLLTGSSRYGVASIDVLFAVGFILLLRFVPNIDTASKGKTTGVQAAPVPTEAE; encoded by the coding sequence ATGAAACAGAAACTGAATAAGGTGGAATGGAGCTGGGCGCTTTATGACGTGGCGTTTTCGGCGTTTGCGATCTTGTCCACGGCGTTTTTGCCCATCCTGATGAAACTGGCGGGAAAACCGGACGGACTGAGCAACGCGCTGACGACCGCCCACTGGGGTTATTTGCAGTCCTTTTCCACACTGGCGCTGGCGTTGCTGGCGCCGGTGCTGGGCGCCATCGCCGATTTTAAAGGGAAGAAACGGCAGATGTTCATCTTTTTCTTTGTGGTGGCGCTTTGTTCGCTGGGGGCCATGCTGCTCACCAACAATTACACCATCCTGCTGCTGGTCAACTTTCTCTGCGCCATCGGCTATTCCGGCACCAACATCGTCTACGACGCCTATCTGGTGGACGTGACGACCAATGAAAAAATGAACCTGCTTTCCTCAATGGGCTTTGCCGTGGGCTATGCGGGGCGCTGCCTGCCGTATCTCGTGGGCATCGTACTGTATGGCACGCTGCCGTTTGGCATCACCGCCATCACGGCCATCAAGATCTCCATCGGCATCACGCTGGTGTGGTGGCTGGTGTTTACTATCCCGTTTCTGCGCAACGTGCGGCAGCTTTACGGGCGAGAGGACCGGCCCGCCCATCTGGTTTCCCAGTCGTTCGGCAGCATCTGGGCCACGCTGAAAAAGATCGTGCGGGAAAAAAACATGGGCTTTTTCCTGCTGGCCTATTTCTTCTACATCGACGGCGTGAACACCATGATCTCCATGACGTCGGACTTCGGATATGACGTGGGTATCTCGGTGACGACCATGGCGCTGGCGCTTCTGGTCACGCAGATCATCGCGGCGCCGTCGGTGCTGCTGTTTGAGCGGATTGCAAGACGGGTGACCACCAAGAACGTGCTGCTCATCGCTATCGGCGTGTTCACCGCCATCTGCACCTACGCGCTGTTTCTGAAGTCCGCATGGCAGTTCTGGGTGATGGCCATCGCCACCGGCCTGGTGCTGGGTACCATCCAGGCGCTCTCCCGGTCCTATTTCGGGCGGATGATCCCGGACAAAAACCGCAACAACGAGTATTTCGGCTTTTTTAACGTGCTGGCACGGTATTCGGCCATCCTTGGCCCGCTGATGCTCTCCCTGTTCACGTTGCTCACCGGCAGCTCGCGCTACGGCGTGGCCAGCATCGACGTGCTCTTCGCCGTCGGGTTTATCCTCCTGTTGCGTTTCGTTCCCAACATCGATACGGCGTCAAAAGGAAAAACGACCGGCGTGCAGGCCGCCCCGGTACCCACGGAAGCGGAATAA
- a CDS encoding polysaccharide deacetylase family protein — translation MRLFQKKTWMVLLTGLAAFCLCTLGGYALSYKKSVPAQPRGAVVPIIMYHEVKTSKFHKLAVSQAELASDLAWLRREGYTTVTMQNLIRYTHGEEDLPPKPIVLTFDDGYLNNYAYAFPVLKQYGDKAVLSIIAKNTDDFTRVPDQNMNYAHMTWNQVREVQDAGVFEIQNHTYDLHAMGKKRFGCKKLPGESLEAYTRVLTEDLTRCQDEITAQTGATPTTFTYPYGNVSKESLPIIRAMGFQASLSCDYGINVLPRDTESLFVLKRVSRFHNVSLQKTLAKALKTLK, via the coding sequence ATGCGGCTGTTTCAAAAAAAAACATGGATGGTCCTGCTCACGGGGCTGGCGGCTTTTTGCCTCTGCACGCTGGGCGGGTACGCCCTTTCCTATAAAAAAAGCGTGCCGGCGCAGCCGCGCGGCGCGGTCGTCCCCATCATCATGTACCATGAGGTGAAAACGAGCAAATTTCACAAACTTGCCGTTTCGCAGGCCGAACTGGCTTCCGACCTCGCCTGGCTGCGCCGGGAAGGCTATACCACCGTGACCATGCAGAATCTCATCCGTTATACGCACGGGGAGGAAGATCTCCCCCCCAAGCCCATCGTGCTCACGTTCGACGACGGGTATCTCAACAACTACGCCTACGCCTTCCCGGTGCTGAAGCAATACGGCGACAAAGCCGTCCTCTCTATCATTGCCAAAAACACCGACGATTTCACCCGTGTGCCCGACCAAAACATGAATTACGCGCATATGACCTGGAATCAGGTGCGGGAGGTTCAGGACGCGGGTGTATTCGAGATCCAGAACCATACCTATGACCTGCACGCCATGGGCAAAAAACGGTTCGGCTGCAAAAAACTGCCCGGCGAATCGCTGGAAGCCTACACGCGCGTGCTCACCGAGGATCTTACCAGATGTCAGGATGAAATCACCGCGCAGACGGGCGCGACGCCGACGACCTTCACCTACCCATACGGCAATGTCAGCAAAGAATCGCTGCCCATCATCCGCGCGATGGGATTTCAGGCCAGCCTGTCCTGCGACTACGGCATCAACGTACTGCCGCGCGACACCGAAAGCCTGTTCGTGCTCAAGCGTGTTTCCCGTTTCCACAACGTAAGCCTGCAAAAAACGCTTGCGAAAGCCCTGAAAACGCTCAAATAG
- the folP gene encoding dihydropteroate synthase yields MWNARIVPIRSMCEAVEEVKKINVHSAAVELLAVKALHLCVRLEHVTPFAANILKQEMLGKGGDAAVSKGVADFKDEYSDVLLMGTAAQFRRLLVKLEMQQGSLAEIGREVGAVLTHALTREPRTFHCRGYDLPLGQKTYVMGILNVTPDSFSDGGSYADADEAVDRACQMIKDGADIIDIGGESSRPGYAPVPAEEEAARVLPVIRRLKASVSVPVSIDTMKAAVARQALEAGADIVNDIWGFQRDPDMARTAAAYDAGAVLMHNQDGTAYRDFMGDMLTFLRESIRLAKNAGLPDANLSVDPGIGFGKDLAQNIESMRRLPELQALGYPVLLGTSRKSLIGKTLDLPADERVEGTAATVAFGIERGVDFVRVHDVKEMARVCKMTDALVRTPEEIHG; encoded by the coding sequence ATGTGGAATGCCCGGATCGTCCCCATCCGCTCAATGTGCGAGGCGGTGGAGGAAGTAAAAAAAATCAACGTGCACAGCGCGGCGGTGGAACTGCTCGCCGTCAAAGCGCTGCACCTTTGCGTCCGGCTCGAACACGTCACGCCGTTCGCAGCCAACATCCTCAAGCAGGAAATGCTCGGCAAAGGCGGCGACGCCGCCGTGAGCAAGGGCGTGGCCGATTTCAAAGACGAATACTCCGACGTGCTGCTGATGGGCACTGCGGCGCAGTTCCGCCGCCTGCTCGTCAAGCTGGAAATGCAGCAGGGCTCACTGGCCGAAATCGGTCGCGAGGTCGGCGCAGTGCTCACGCATGCTCTTACGCGCGAACCTCGCACGTTTCACTGCCGGGGCTACGACCTGCCGCTCGGGCAAAAGACCTATGTGATGGGCATTCTGAACGTCACGCCCGACTCTTTTTCGGACGGCGGTTCCTATGCCGACGCGGACGAAGCGGTGGATCGCGCCTGTCAGATGATTAAGGACGGGGCGGACATCATCGACATCGGCGGCGAATCCTCCCGCCCGGGCTACGCGCCCGTTCCCGCCGAAGAAGAGGCCGCGCGCGTGCTGCCGGTCATCCGGCGGCTGAAAGCCTCGGTGAGCGTTCCCGTTTCCATCGACACCATGAAGGCCGCCGTGGCCCGGCAGGCGCTGGAAGCGGGCGCAGATATCGTCAACGACATCTGGGGCTTCCAGCGCGACCCGGATATGGCGCGCACGGCCGCCGCATACGACGCGGGCGCGGTGCTCATGCACAACCAGGACGGCACCGCCTACCGTGACTTCATGGGCGACATGCTCACCTTCCTGCGCGAAAGCATCCGGCTGGCCAAAAATGCCGGCCTGCCGGACGCGAACCTCTCGGTAGACCCGGGCATCGGCTTTGGCAAGGACCTTGCGCAGAACATCGAATCCATGCGCAGGCTGCCGGAGTTGCAGGCGCTTGGCTATCCGGTGCTGCTCGGCACCTCGCGCAAATCGCTCATTGGCAAAACATTGGACCTGCCGGCGGACGAGCGGGTGGAAGGCACGGCGGCCACCGTTGCGTTCGGCATCGAACGGGGCGTGGATTTCGTGCGGGTGCATGACGTAAAGGAGATGGCGCGGGTCTGCAAAATGACCGACGCGCTGGTGCGCACGCCGGAGGAGATACATGGATAA
- a CDS encoding thiamine diphosphokinase translates to MSRCLLIAAGPMQDIPALRRLVRPDDYILCADGGADNARRLGVRPQRVLGDLDSVERLPEGVPAERFPPEKDDTDTMLAVKRALVMGYRSFLLLGAWGGRPDHAYANLCALLYLAEHGASGTIADGGVEIHVVKNGSLRLKKREDYYVSVFPFDGPADGVNETGMKYGLTDACLRTADPLGVSNEFRDEQAVISVKRGALLIMLCPKSCGLPLNSRHLG, encoded by the coding sequence ATGAGCAGATGCCTCTTGATCGCCGCAGGGCCGATGCAGGATATCCCCGCGCTCCGGCGCCTGGTGCGGCCGGACGATTATATCCTCTGTGCGGACGGCGGTGCCGATAACGCCCGTCGGTTGGGCGTGCGCCCGCAGCGGGTGCTGGGCGATCTGGATTCCGTGGAGCGTCTTCCGGAGGGCGTGCCGGCGGAACGTTTTCCGCCTGAAAAGGACGATACCGACACCATGCTGGCCGTCAAGCGCGCGCTGGTAATGGGGTATCGTTCTTTTTTGCTGCTTGGCGCATGGGGTGGCCGCCCGGATCATGCCTATGCCAATCTGTGCGCGCTGCTCTATCTGGCCGAGCACGGCGCTTCCGGTACGATTGCGGACGGCGGCGTGGAAATCCATGTGGTGAAAAACGGCTCGCTGCGCCTGAAAAAGCGCGAGGACTATTATGTGTCGGTCTTTCCGTTTGACGGGCCGGCGGATGGCGTGAACGAAACCGGAATGAAATATGGACTGACGGACGCCTGCCTGCGCACCGCCGATCCGCTGGGTGTGAGCAATGAATTTCGCGACGAGCAGGCCGTGATCTCGGTGAAACGCGGAGCGCTGCTCATCATGCTCTGCCCCAAATCCTGCGGTCTCCCGCTGAATAGCAGACATCTTGGTTGA
- the folB gene encoding dihydroneopterin aldolase → MDKILLQGVEISGRHGVNPEEKAAEQPFLFDVELAADLSAACRTDDLADTVSYAAVNKLLIRIVREQSFDLIERLAEVLCGAILEYFPMVQSVRLRVKKPRAPMRGTFEWVGVEIERSRRA, encoded by the coding sequence ATGGATAAAATTCTGCTGCAGGGCGTGGAAATATCCGGCCGGCACGGTGTAAACCCTGAGGAAAAGGCCGCCGAACAGCCATTCCTTTTTGATGTGGAGCTGGCGGCCGACCTTTCCGCCGCCTGCCGCACCGACGACCTCGCGGACACGGTGAGCTACGCCGCCGTCAACAAGCTGTTGATCCGCATCGTGCGGGAGCAGTCGTTTGATCTCATCGAGCGGCTGGCAGAGGTGCTTTGCGGGGCCATTCTGGAATATTTTCCCATGGTACAGTCGGTGCGGCTGCGTGTGAAAAAGCCGCGGGCCCCCATGCGGGGCACATTCGAATGGGTAGGTGTGGAGATTGAACGTTCCCGTCGCGCATGA
- the rsgA gene encoding ribosome small subunit-dependent GTPase A, with amino-acid sequence MMENAAIELYEGLIVRATGGFYYVRDAKHTVACRARGIFRKEKMTPLVGDRVRFSVQDEQAGEGTVEEILPRRNALVRPPLANLDRLFIVSAAASPQSDTFAIDKLSALAETAGIEPAFIFTKCDLAPVDELADIYRKAGFAAFVVSSMTGQGVTAVRDALQGVCAFTGNSGVGKSSLLNRIAPALSLQVGDVSRRLGRGRHTTRTVELFRMADYGISQEGYMADTPGFSALDVAGAVLIRKEQLPFAFREFAPYLDGCRYRGCAHVREDGCAVRAAVERGEIAASRHASYCAMYEAVKDIKDWELKK; translated from the coding sequence ATGATGGAAAATGCCGCTATAGAACTCTACGAAGGTCTGATCGTCCGCGCGACGGGCGGGTTCTATTACGTGCGGGATGCGAAGCACACGGTGGCCTGCCGTGCGCGCGGCATTTTTCGCAAGGAGAAGATGACGCCTCTGGTGGGCGACCGGGTGCGGTTTTCCGTGCAGGACGAACAGGCGGGCGAGGGCACGGTTGAAGAAATCCTGCCGCGCCGCAACGCGCTGGTGCGCCCGCCGCTCGCCAATCTGGACCGGCTGTTCATCGTGTCGGCTGCGGCGTCGCCGCAGTCGGATACGTTTGCCATTGATAAACTCTCGGCGCTGGCCGAAACGGCCGGGATCGAGCCGGCGTTCATCTTTACCAAGTGCGACCTTGCGCCGGTGGACGAGCTGGCGGATATTTACCGCAAGGCGGGCTTTGCCGCCTTTGTGGTGTCCAGCATGACGGGGCAGGGCGTGACCGCGGTGCGCGACGCGCTGCAAGGCGTCTGTGCGTTCACGGGCAATTCCGGGGTGGGCAAGTCCAGCCTGCTCAACCGTATCGCACCGGCTCTGTCGTTGCAGGTGGGTGATGTCAGCCGCAGGCTGGGGCGCGGCCGCCACACTACCCGCACGGTGGAGCTGTTCCGCATGGCGGATTACGGTATCTCCCAAGAGGGGTATATGGCCGATACGCCGGGCTTCTCGGCGCTGGACGTGGCGGGCGCGGTGCTCATCCGCAAGGAGCAGTTGCCTTTTGCCTTCCGGGAGTTTGCGCCGTATCTGGATGGCTGCCGCTACCGTGGGTGCGCGCATGTGCGCGAGGACGGTTGCGCGGTGCGCGCGGCCGTGGAGCGGGGGGAGATCGCCGCATCCCGCCACGCAAGCTATTGCGCGATGTACGAAGCGGTGAAAGACATCAAGGACTGGGAATTGAAAAAATGA
- a CDS encoding Stp1/IreP family PP2C-type Ser/Thr phosphatase yields MLQLIGKTDVGKVRKTNQDDYAYGQLPGGAVWAVVCDGMGGANGGSVASSMAVRSIEHSIQSRYDGRTDDEAVRALLFSALMDANAQVYARAGQDVSLYGMGTTVVACIATADLLFVAHAGDSRAYLLDREATQLTRDHSVVQEMVDSGEITAEEARNHPNKNIITRALGVEPALKIDFGAHPFPKGAGVLLCSDGLSNLVESESFVQAMREDSETAAEKLTALANENGGTDNITVVMIVNRNDQE; encoded by the coding sequence TTGTTGCAACTCATCGGCAAAACGGATGTCGGGAAAGTGCGGAAAACCAATCAGGATGATTATGCCTATGGGCAACTGCCTGGCGGCGCGGTTTGGGCCGTTGTCTGCGACGGTATGGGCGGCGCGAACGGCGGCAGCGTGGCCAGCAGCATGGCGGTGCGTTCGATCGAGCACAGCATCCAAAGCCGGTATGATGGCCGGACGGACGACGAAGCGGTGCGCGCTCTGCTTTTTTCCGCTCTGATGGACGCCAACGCCCAGGTGTATGCACGCGCCGGGCAGGACGTTTCCCTGTATGGCATGGGTACCACGGTGGTCGCCTGCATTGCGACCGCCGATTTGCTGTTTGTGGCCCATGCCGGCGACAGCCGCGCCTATCTGCTCGACCGGGAGGCCACACAACTCACGCGCGACCACTCCGTCGTGCAGGAAATGGTGGACAGCGGCGAGATCACCGCGGAAGAAGCGCGTAATCATCCCAATAAAAATATCATCACACGTGCACTGGGCGTGGAGCCCGCGCTGAAGATTGACTTCGGCGCCCATCCATTCCCAAAAGGCGCGGGTGTGCTGCTCTGCTCCGACGGGCTTTCCAATCTGGTGGAAAGCGAATCGTTCGTGCAGGCCATGCGGGAAGATTCTGAAACAGCAGCCGAAAAACTCACGGCCCTTGCCAACGAGAACGGAGGCACGGACAATATCACGGTGGTTATGATCGTCAACCGGAACGACCAGGAGTGA
- the pknB gene encoding Stk1 family PASTA domain-containing Ser/Thr kinase, with product MENMIGRKLDGRYAIQEVIGVGGMAIVYKAYDEIDDRVVAVKVLKDEYLSNEDFKRRFKNESKAIAMLSHPNIVKVYDVSLDERLQYIVMEYVDGITLKEYIDQQHVLTWKEAVHFTVQILRALQHAHEKGIVHRDIKPQNIMMLEDGTIKVADFGIARMANSETRTMTDKAIGSVHYISPEQASGSRTDEKSDIYSLGVMLYEMLTGKLPFDSENAVSVAIMQMQTDPRRPRELNPDIPEGLEEITLRAMQKEPARRYVSAAAMLADINAFKQNPSIHFAYKYFVDDSPTRYYDAVKKVKGEPEPEKQPEVAPKKEAAKKNKSYISLLSKIAIVFILIAAVIIGIMMYVFGIFPHSATPDVKVPNLVGQQYDTVVQQYGKELQIVKSNTQYDNTAPAGQILSQNPKANADVKKNAQVSVVVSLGPKQVTVPDVTNLAQADAVAQLTANGLQYTIQSINDDSVAKGSVVKTDPVAGTQVNSGSSVTLYISLGPVVVNETVPNVVGMTQDAAKTALENAGLKLGNVTQQSSSTVAAGTVISQDQKANTQIPQNTAVNLVVSSGTPSAPNVVGESISKATSDLQNNGYSLGNVTYANNSTVAQGDVISQQTESDNKHVDLVVSLGPATSSVSSTSSTASTSSTSSTTTSTTTTTTNTYHSSRGRK from the coding sequence ATGGAAAACATGATCGGCAGAAAGCTGGACGGCAGATACGCCATACAGGAAGTCATCGGCGTGGGCGGCATGGCCATTGTCTACAAAGCCTACGACGAGATCGACGACCGCGTGGTCGCCGTCAAGGTGCTCAAAGACGAATATCTCTCCAACGAGGATTTCAAACGCCGGTTCAAGAACGAATCCAAGGCCATTGCCATGCTGTCTCACCCAAACATCGTGAAGGTGTACGATGTCAGCCTGGATGAGCGCCTGCAGTACATCGTCATGGAATATGTAGACGGCATCACCCTCAAGGAATACATCGACCAGCAGCATGTGCTCACCTGGAAAGAGGCCGTGCATTTTACCGTGCAGATTCTGCGCGCGCTGCAGCATGCGCATGAAAAGGGCATCGTGCACCGGGACATCAAGCCGCAGAACATCATGATGCTGGAGGACGGCACCATCAAGGTGGCCGATTTCGGCATCGCGCGCATGGCCAACAGTGAAACCCGCACCATGACCGACAAAGCCATCGGCTCGGTGCATTACATCAGCCCGGAGCAGGCCAGCGGCAGTCGCACGGATGAAAAATCCGACATCTACTCGCTGGGCGTCATGCTGTATGAGATGCTCACCGGCAAGCTGCCGTTTGACTCGGAAAACGCCGTGTCGGTCGCCATCATGCAGATGCAGACCGATCCCCGCCGCCCGCGCGAGCTCAACCCCGATATCCCGGAGGGGCTGGAGGAGATCACGCTGCGCGCCATGCAGAAGGAGCCCGCCAGGCGGTATGTCTCCGCGGCGGCCATGCTGGCTGATATCAACGCGTTCAAGCAAAACCCCAGCATCCATTTTGCATATAAATATTTTGTGGACGACAGCCCCACCCGGTATTATGACGCAGTGAAAAAGGTCAAGGGGGAACCGGAGCCGGAAAAACAGCCGGAAGTCGCTCCCAAAAAAGAGGCGGCCAAAAAGAATAAATCCTATATCAGTCTGCTGTCCAAGATCGCCATCGTGTTTATCCTCATCGCGGCGGTCATCATCGGCATCATGATGTATGTGTTCGGTATCTTTCCGCATAGCGCCACCCCGGATGTCAAGGTGCCCAATCTCGTGGGCCAGCAGTACGATACGGTGGTGCAGCAGTATGGCAAAGAGCTGCAGATCGTCAAGTCCAACACGCAGTACGACAACACCGCACCGGCCGGGCAGATTCTGTCTCAAAACCCGAAAGCCAATGCAGACGTGAAGAAAAACGCGCAGGTCTCGGTGGTGGTCAGCCTGGGGCCGAAGCAGGTCACCGTGCCGGATGTGACCAATTTGGCCCAGGCCGACGCGGTGGCGCAGCTCACCGCGAACGGGCTGCAATACACCATCCAGTCGATTAATGACGACAGCGTGGCAAAAGGCTCGGTCGTCAAGACCGACCCGGTGGCGGGCACGCAGGTCAATTCCGGCTCGAGTGTCACGCTCTATATCAGCCTCGGGCCGGTCGTCGTCAATGAGACGGTGCCGAACGTGGTGGGCATGACGCAGGATGCGGCCAAGACCGCGCTGGAAAACGCCGGGTTGAAGCTGGGCAATGTGACACAGCAGAGCAGTTCGACGGTTGCCGCCGGCACCGTTATCTCGCAGGACCAGAAGGCCAACACGCAGATTCCGCAGAACACGGCGGTCAATCTGGTGGTGAGCAGCGGTACACCATCGGCCCCGAATGTGGTCGGTGAATCGATAAGCAAAGCAACGAGTGATCTTCAGAATAATGGATACTCGCTTGGCAATGTGACATATGCCAATAACAGCACGGTGGCGCAGGGAGATGTCATCAGCCAACAAACGGAATCGGACAACAAGCATGTGGATTTAGTGGTGAGCCTCGGTCCGGCAACGAGCAGTGTATCTAGTACGTCCAGCACAGCTAGTACGTCCAGCACATCCAGCACGACAACCAGTACGACAACCACCACGACAAACACCTATCATTCCTCCCGTGGGCGCAAATGA
- the folK gene encoding 2-amino-4-hydroxy-6-hydroxymethyldihydropteridine diphosphokinase, translating into MWRLNVPVAHDVYIALGSNMGDRAGYLEAARKKIAESGIRLTAVSGIYETAPVGYTEQPAFLNQVCRACTALEPQSLLETLQRIETALARRRIVHWGPRTIDLDLLLYDDLHMQTETLTLPHPRMFERAFVLVPLRDVWPAAEIAGKPPAEWIASCADKNGVRPYAPPSKK; encoded by the coding sequence GTGTGGAGATTGAACGTTCCCGTCGCGCATGACGTATACATCGCGCTCGGCTCCAACATGGGTGACCGCGCCGGGTATCTGGAAGCCGCCAGGAAAAAAATAGCAGAATCCGGTATCCGGCTGACTGCGGTGTCCGGCATCTACGAGACCGCCCCCGTGGGCTACACCGAGCAGCCGGCGTTTCTCAACCAGGTCTGCCGGGCATGCACCGCGCTGGAACCGCAGTCCTTGCTCGAAACCTTGCAGCGGATCGAAACCGCGCTGGCAAGACGGCGCATCGTCCACTGGGGGCCGCGCACCATCGACCTTGACCTGCTGCTGTATGACGATTTGCACATGCAAACCGAAACGCTGACCCTCCCGCACCCGCGCATGTTTGAGCGGGCGTTCGTGCTTGTGCCGCTGCGGGACGTCTGGCCCGCGGCAGAAATCGCGGGCAAACCGCCGGCGGAATGGATCGCGTCCTGCGCGGACAAAAACGGCGTGCGGCCTTACGCGCCGCCGTCCAAAAAGTGA